The Pochonia chlamydosporia 170 chromosome Unknown PCv3seq00016, whole genome shotgun sequence genome contains a region encoding:
- a CDS encoding Zn2/Cys6 DNA-binding protein (similar to Glarea lozoyensis ATCC 20868 XP_008084595.1): MEVKDSALTTDKQGQGTADGKKPAIEHRIGMQDKDRMGAVINSTTLPVQSTDEEPEKDEAEENRNSEFERTRVCTPGHSLSQAHVNAIRGQPPPIELPFAMEDNTGDIDTPELQMDLSKTFKNSEYFNSPLLAPRSNCNIRPTSGEISSLMRAELNQLYFDRAHIFVSMLQQRRYLRRSKDPSPTTSFQCLQHAVWTIAGTVSSQFQHLCDGLYHETLECLHALNTNDLHGGSTAVHDGDEVGLLDQIQTWILVAAYEFMRFGPRRFCRAWTSVRRAIQLVQHMRLGEMDSDTSFDAAAGASRTANMTDPNAVVEKEEKRRTFWMAFCLDRFTAAVEGFPMTLSEMISTRLPCPEEAFQSATPVVTPLLSQLMADNAVPSTPLTPWVECIVFTTLWGRVLHHYQQASSETACGGIGQEFCENQSKLDNLVDHWTWIFQQSHPPSSPRVDSMRLFAGMIVQAVALSRAMDANFISDAAPAEYAKLEMNCSQRVHEAARSIACLAGELRHFIFFKVCRPSLSTK, translated from the exons ATGGAGGTGAAAGACTCCGCACTGACAACAGATAAGCAGGGTCAAGGAACAGCCGACGGCAAGAAAC CGGCTATTGAGCATCGAATTGGGATGCAGGACAAAGACCGAATGGGTGCCGTTATCAACTCTACAACGCTGCCCGTGCAATCAACGGACGAAGAACCAGAGAAAGACGAAGCTGAAGAGAATCGGAACTCAGAGTTTGAAAGAACACGGGTCTGCACACCCGGACATTCACTAAGTCAAGCTCATGTCAACGCTATCCGAGGGCAGCCTCCTCCAATCGAGCTGCCATTCGCTATGGAAGACAACACTGGCGATATTGACACGCCGGAATTGCAGATGGACCTATCAAAAACATTTAAGAACTCCGAATACTTCAATAGCCCTTTGTTAGCGCCCCGATCGAATTGCAACATTAGACCTACCAGCGGGGAAATCTCCTCGCTGATGCGCGCTGAGCT CAATCAGCTCTACTTTGATCGAGCTCACATCTTTGTCTCGATGTTGCAGCAGCGCCGATACCTTCGAAGGTCAAAGGACCCATCACCGACTACGTCATTCCAGTGTCTTCAGCATGCAGTATGGACAATTGCTGGCACAGTCTCGTCACAGTTCCAGCACTTATGTGACGGCCTTTATCATGAGACATTGGAATGCTTACACGCCCTGAACACCAACGATTTGCATGGAGGCAGCACCGCAGTGCATGACGGTGACGAAGTCGGGCTGCTCGATCAAATCCAGACGTGGATACTCGTTGCGGCATACGAGTTTATGCGCTTTGGGCCACGACGATTTTGCCGCGCATGGACTAGCGTTCGACGTGCCATTCAACTTGTACAACACATGCGTCTTGGTGAAATGGACTCTGATACTAGCTTCGATGCTGCTGCAGGGGCAAGCCGCACGGCCAACATGACAGATCCAAACGCAGTCGTGGAGAAAGAGGAGAAACGACGCACCTTTTGGATGGCATTTTGCCTTGATCGGTTTACTGCAGCCGTGGAGGGGTTTCCTATGACGTTGAGTGAGATG ATTTCAACCCGACTACCATGTCCAGAAGAGGCATTCCAGAGTGCCACTCCTGTAGTCACTCCGCTCCTATCCCAACTCATGGCCGACAATGCTGTcccttcaacaccattgacACCGTGGGTAGAGTGTATAGTGTTCACCACTCTGTGGGGGCGGGTCCTCCATCATTACCAACAAGCTTCCAGTGAGACCGCCTGCGGGGGTATTGGGCAAGAGTTTTGTGAGAATCAGTCTAAACTCGACAATTTGGTCGATCACTGGACTTGGATCTTCCAGCAGAGCCATCCGCCCTCATCGCCCAGGGTTGACTCAATGCGTTTGTTCGCAGGCATGATTGTCCAAGCTGTCGCCCTATCCCGAGCCATGGATGCCAACTTCATCTCTGACGCTGCTCCAGCGGAGTATGCCAAGCTGGAAATGAACTGTAGCCAGCGAGTTCACGAAGCAGCCAGGAGCATCGCATGCCTGGCTGGGGAACTGAggcattttatttttttcAAGGTCTGTAGGCCCTCCTTGAGCACAAAATAG